In Microbulbifer celer, a single window of DNA contains:
- a CDS encoding lipase family protein, with product MERLSPRVAAELAQEIYAVQVESELEIFLMRPEFASNSNAKRDLEASVGGHLIRSATDGFGVCAAGGPGYENDLFLMFRGSTSANNGADWVSNGKIGLGFTSAGRPVHLGFLNIFRSMTNDIEHFLSQQPGFTGTVHCIGHSLGGAVASLAAEWVRSTKNFPNVKLYTFGAPKPGMTIFSSAITSGVGSENIYRTYNATDPVPMIPLFPFVHPPHRDYGHFISSTESILSADAHDMELYKRKVDGLDWMDLKRMPPRFNSEDAIEEWLSSNIKADPNSSKTWEWLNEALIYILKKTLNFSLTITQSGIVGLVTLADKLAWILARAKDMVVGAWEGSKWVLRFIKRAMEALGMAVSVTFEDLTQTLIRNVIERLMRKTLEVARRAIQSISRS from the coding sequence ATGGAACGACTATCGCCACGGGTCGCAGCAGAGCTCGCACAGGAAATTTATGCCGTACAGGTGGAAAGCGAACTAGAAATTTTCTTGATGCGCCCAGAGTTCGCTTCGAACAGTAATGCCAAGCGAGATCTGGAGGCCAGCGTTGGCGGGCATCTGATCAGGAGTGCAACAGATGGGTTCGGTGTCTGTGCCGCTGGGGGCCCGGGGTACGAAAATGACCTCTTCTTGATGTTTCGCGGGTCAACCAGTGCCAACAATGGCGCAGATTGGGTCAGTAACGGAAAAATTGGACTGGGTTTCACCAGTGCGGGAAGACCGGTTCATTTGGGTTTTCTGAATATATTCCGAAGCATGACGAACGATATCGAGCATTTCCTCTCTCAACAACCCGGTTTTACCGGTACAGTACACTGCATCGGCCACAGCTTGGGAGGCGCAGTTGCCAGCTTGGCCGCTGAGTGGGTAAGAAGTACCAAGAACTTTCCCAACGTCAAGCTTTATACGTTCGGCGCTCCCAAACCGGGAATGACTATATTTTCTTCCGCTATCACATCTGGGGTTGGCTCGGAAAACATCTATAGAACCTATAATGCGACCGACCCTGTGCCGATGATTCCGCTCTTTCCATTTGTCCACCCGCCGCACCGGGATTACGGTCATTTTATTTCATCCACTGAAAGCATCTTATCCGCCGATGCTCACGATATGGAGCTGTATAAGAGGAAGGTCGATGGACTCGACTGGATGGACTTGAAGAGGATGCCACCAAGATTCAATTCCGAAGATGCGATTGAAGAATGGCTAAGTTCTAACATTAAAGCAGATCCAAACAGCTCGAAAACCTGGGAATGGCTTAACGAGGCCCTGATCTACATCCTCAAGAAAACGCTTAATTTCTCCCTTACTATCACCCAGTCCGGCATAGTCGGCCTTGTCACTTTGGCCGACAAGCTAGCCTGGATTCTTGCCAGAGCCAAAGATATGGTTGTAGGCGCCTGGGAAGGATCCAAATGGGTTTTGCGGTTTATCAAGAGAGCCATGGAAGCCCTTGGCATGGCCGTAAGCGTAACTTTCGAAGACCTCACTCAAACCCTGATTCGCAATGTTATCGAGAGACTTATGCGGAAGACACTGGAAGTGGCAAGACGTGCGATACAGTCCATATCCAGAAGTTAG
- the tssH gene encoding type VI secretion system ATPase TssH → MINIDLKRLVDTMTPHMRDSLEGAAGLCLSQSQYNVELEHWLLKLLDQSDTDLYHLLEKHDTNPANFAKQLATSIARFKTGSSRPAALSPTIVEGAKNAWMLASIDYGHRSISSGHLLASLLLEETSRRQLLESCPELKAIAPESLRETARAMYGSSGESAHLNEVSDSGGKAVAAAASKAPALDKYTVNLTERARNGEIDPVLGRDQEIRQCVDILTRRRQNNPILTGEAGVGKTAVVEGFALRIASGDVPAPLRDVAVRTLDLGLLQAGASVKGEFENRLKSVIEEVRASATPIILFIDEAHTMIGAGGKEGQGDAANLLKPALARGELRTIAATTWAEYKKYFERDPALTRRFQVVKVEEPSEEKAIDMMRGIATTLEAHHRVRILDEAVVASVKLSHRYIPGRQLPDKSVSLLDTACARVALALSATPESIEEAQRIITRADSTIQKLQRENAASGSHEEQLQSLQEEKSAAESRLEKLQNQQAQESELIQQIHQLRDQIDEAFAQQLAGEAVDETVMADLKEQLLSLNEQLSAVQGETPLMQPAVDEQAIAEVIANWTGIPVGKMVSDEITAVQSLAERLNKRVIGQSHVTEAVAQAIRTSRAGLTDPRKPVGVFMFCGTSGVGKTETALALADELFGGEQNITTISMAEFKEEHKVSMLLGSPPGYVGYGEGGVLTEAARRKPYSVILLDEMEKAHPGVQDIFYNLFDKGCIKDGEGRDIDFKNTLIIMTSNAGEDAIRAIFDQVEEKPEPEVLLDNIRPYLLQNFKPAFLGRSNVIPFYPLEDENMVEICKINMRRIEKRVKEHYGAAFSYDEDVLINIVARCQESDTGARNIEVILNRTLLPSLASECLDRMAKGEEITEIHVGATEEGEFSYNVH, encoded by the coding sequence ATGATCAATATCGATCTCAAGCGGCTGGTAGATACCATGACGCCGCATATGCGGGATTCCCTGGAGGGCGCGGCAGGGCTTTGTCTTTCCCAGAGCCAGTACAATGTCGAACTGGAACACTGGCTGCTGAAATTACTCGACCAGTCGGATACGGATCTCTACCACCTGCTGGAAAAGCATGACACCAATCCGGCGAATTTTGCCAAGCAGCTGGCCACCAGTATCGCCCGCTTCAAGACTGGCAGCAGCCGTCCAGCGGCTCTATCGCCGACCATCGTGGAAGGAGCAAAGAATGCGTGGATGCTCGCTTCCATCGACTATGGCCACCGAAGCATCAGTTCCGGTCATCTGCTCGCATCGCTGCTACTGGAGGAAACCTCCAGACGCCAGCTGCTGGAATCCTGCCCCGAACTGAAAGCCATCGCGCCGGAGTCCCTGCGTGAAACCGCCAGAGCAATGTACGGCAGTAGTGGCGAATCCGCGCACCTGAACGAAGTCTCTGATAGCGGCGGCAAAGCCGTGGCCGCCGCAGCGAGCAAAGCCCCCGCGCTGGACAAGTACACCGTGAACCTCACCGAGCGCGCTCGCAACGGCGAGATCGACCCGGTACTGGGGCGCGACCAGGAAATCCGTCAGTGTGTGGATATCCTTACCCGTCGACGCCAGAACAATCCGATCCTGACCGGGGAGGCGGGCGTGGGTAAAACCGCAGTCGTAGAGGGCTTCGCCCTGCGGATTGCCAGCGGCGATGTGCCGGCGCCGCTGCGGGATGTCGCGGTAAGAACACTGGACCTGGGGTTACTGCAAGCGGGTGCCAGCGTGAAAGGAGAGTTTGAAAACCGGCTCAAGTCGGTAATCGAAGAAGTCCGGGCTTCCGCCACACCGATTATCCTGTTTATCGATGAGGCACACACCATGATCGGCGCCGGCGGCAAAGAGGGGCAGGGTGACGCCGCGAACCTGCTGAAGCCGGCCCTGGCGCGCGGTGAGCTGCGCACCATTGCCGCCACCACCTGGGCCGAGTACAAAAAATATTTCGAGCGCGACCCGGCGCTGACCCGTCGTTTCCAGGTGGTGAAAGTCGAGGAGCCGAGCGAAGAGAAAGCCATCGATATGATGCGCGGTATCGCCACCACACTGGAAGCGCATCATCGGGTACGCATTCTGGATGAGGCGGTGGTTGCATCCGTGAAACTGTCTCACCGTTATATTCCCGGCCGTCAGCTGCCGGACAAATCCGTTAGCTTACTGGATACCGCCTGCGCCCGGGTGGCATTGGCATTATCGGCCACGCCGGAGTCCATCGAGGAAGCCCAGCGGATCATTACACGCGCCGATAGCACTATTCAGAAACTACAGCGTGAAAACGCCGCAAGCGGGAGCCATGAGGAGCAGCTGCAATCCCTGCAGGAAGAGAAAAGTGCTGCCGAATCACGCCTGGAAAAACTGCAGAACCAGCAGGCACAGGAATCGGAACTGATTCAGCAGATTCATCAATTACGGGACCAGATCGACGAGGCGTTCGCGCAACAGCTCGCCGGAGAGGCTGTGGACGAGACGGTCATGGCAGACCTCAAAGAACAGCTGCTGTCTCTGAACGAGCAGCTTTCAGCAGTACAGGGAGAGACCCCGCTGATGCAACCGGCCGTGGATGAGCAGGCCATCGCCGAGGTCATCGCCAACTGGACCGGTATTCCCGTTGGCAAGATGGTAAGCGACGAAATTACCGCGGTGCAGAGTCTCGCGGAACGGCTGAACAAACGGGTGATCGGCCAGTCGCATGTGACCGAAGCGGTAGCCCAGGCTATTCGCACATCTCGCGCAGGGCTCACAGACCCGCGCAAGCCTGTCGGCGTATTTATGTTCTGTGGTACCAGTGGTGTAGGTAAAACCGAAACGGCACTGGCACTCGCGGATGAGCTCTTTGGTGGTGAGCAAAATATCACCACCATCAGCATGGCCGAGTTCAAAGAGGAGCACAAAGTCTCCATGCTGCTGGGCTCGCCTCCCGGTTACGTGGGCTACGGTGAAGGCGGCGTGCTGACCGAGGCCGCTCGCCGTAAACCCTATTCCGTCATCCTGCTGGACGAGATGGAAAAGGCCCATCCAGGCGTGCAGGATATTTTCTACAACCTGTTCGACAAGGGGTGTATCAAAGACGGCGAAGGGCGCGATATCGACTTCAAAAACACCCTGATCATCATGACTTCCAATGCTGGTGAAGATGCTATTCGCGCGATCTTCGATCAAGTAGAAGAAAAGCCGGAACCGGAAGTACTGCTGGATAATATCCGCCCGTACCTGCTACAGAACTTTAAACCCGCATTCCTCGGTCGCAGTAACGTCATCCCGTTTTATCCGCTGGAGGATGAAAATATGGTGGAGATCTGCAAGATCAATATGCGCCGTATCGAAAAACGGGTTAAAGAACACTATGGTGCCGCGTTCAGCTACGACGAAGACGTACTGATCAATATCGTTGCCCGCTGTCAGGAGTCGGATACAGGTGCGCGCAATATCGAAGTGATTCTGAACCGTACGCTACTGCCCTCTCTCGCCAGCGAATGTCTGGACAGGATGGCAAAGGGAGAGGAGATCACCGAGATCCACGTTGGCGCAACGGAAGAGGGAGAGTTCAGCTACAACGTACATTGA
- the tssG gene encoding type VI secretion system baseplate subunit TssG: MATSRRRQSISVIDRLTSEPHNFEFFQAVRLLERAAVPEVNGAAELVAGSAPPEKEFVRFSAQTTFSYIGADINAVREDRNDIRHPDSGRRRKAPGGKESPVDSSLEGTASVHQRWNMDVAFSGLTGSQGVMPYYLTDLVHRELRQNSAALQDFLDIFNHRHISLFYQAWHKYQLPVNYERHKTHRHRDQDLFSQVLASLTGLGTSEMRYRMSVPDEALYGMAGHLGRQQCSAAALASMIRNYFGLNVAIEQFQGQWEDLPEDVLTRLPDETHPTGINNRLGRNTMLGRKCFQAQNKFQVVVEPMAYEDYMEIAPGSPKLEALKSFIQFSAGIEMDFELSVTLYTGQVGAAQLSSNDDEQPLLGWNTHMGTGKEHEQSVQITLSADQVSPDEALPAA, from the coding sequence ATGGCCACCTCGCGCCGGCGACAAAGCATTAGTGTAATTGACCGACTCACTTCGGAGCCGCATAACTTCGAGTTCTTCCAGGCCGTACGGTTGCTGGAACGGGCGGCCGTACCTGAAGTCAATGGCGCCGCCGAACTGGTTGCAGGGTCTGCGCCGCCGGAAAAAGAATTTGTGCGCTTCAGCGCGCAGACGACGTTCTCCTATATCGGTGCAGATATCAACGCGGTGCGCGAGGATCGCAATGACATCCGCCATCCAGATTCGGGGCGTCGGAGAAAAGCCCCTGGGGGAAAGGAGTCGCCGGTGGACTCATCTCTCGAAGGCACTGCCTCAGTGCACCAACGATGGAATATGGATGTCGCGTTTTCAGGGTTGACGGGTAGCCAGGGGGTGATGCCGTATTACCTGACTGATCTGGTCCACAGGGAGCTCAGGCAGAATAGCGCTGCGTTGCAAGATTTCCTGGATATTTTCAATCACCGCCATATTTCCCTGTTCTACCAGGCCTGGCACAAGTACCAGCTGCCGGTGAATTACGAGCGTCACAAAACGCACCGACACCGGGATCAGGATCTTTTCTCGCAGGTACTTGCGTCATTGACCGGGCTCGGTACCAGTGAGATGCGTTACCGGATGTCGGTGCCGGATGAGGCCCTCTACGGTATGGCGGGACATCTGGGACGGCAGCAGTGCTCCGCCGCCGCCCTCGCAAGCATGATCCGCAATTACTTCGGTCTTAATGTCGCTATCGAACAGTTCCAGGGACAGTGGGAAGATCTCCCGGAAGATGTGCTCACCCGTCTGCCAGATGAGACGCATCCAACTGGAATCAACAATCGACTGGGTAGAAATACCATGCTCGGCCGAAAGTGCTTCCAGGCGCAGAACAAATTCCAAGTGGTAGTGGAGCCCATGGCCTATGAAGACTATATGGAGATCGCCCCCGGCAGCCCGAAACTGGAAGCTCTCAAGTCTTTCATCCAATTCAGTGCGGGTATAGAAATGGATTTTGAGCTCTCCGTCACCCTGTATACCGGTCAGGTGGGGGCGGCGCAGTTGTCCAGCAATGACGACGAACAGCCGCTACTGGGTTGGAATACCCATATGGGTACGGGAAAAGAACATGAGCAGAGCGTGCAGATCACTCTGAGTGCAGATCAGGTATCACCGGACGAAGCGCTGCCAGCAGCCTGA
- the tssF gene encoding type VI secretion system baseplate subunit TssF — MSEKLIDLYERELAFLQQTSSEFARMHPAAASRLQLDTDTVDDPLVARLLSGVAYMNARVQKKLNDDFPELSDAMLETLYPHYLRPIPSCAIVQFDPDEDLDAMERVDANTLLESESFQGETCRFSSCYPVDICPFKVKSASLMARPFMAPGSNDIQGANAVLKLSLSTLSKDIAFSDLDLEYLRFFLRGQQSHVNLIYDLLLSKCVKVVVANGEADPAPVFLGSDIIQQVGLGPDEGLLPYPDTAFIGYRLLTEYFAFPEKFQFLDITELQSAIDERYTDTLNLYFYLSETHDELEKQIAESMFALGCTPVVNLFPQTADPIPLTHTEYTYEIVPDARRSEGLEVYSVDEVFATDSTGKKTRYRPFYGIQHSQHQAQQSAFWFSRRRSIVEGEHRNEQASEVDISLVDLDFNPSMVSEQTLDLRLTCSNRNLPKKLPTGNAQPYLTVVDGDVPATRIQCLVPPTAALRPPQRERGYWRLISHLNLNHLSLSGPGGCDVLKEILRLYDFRNSAGTRNLIEALNGLQARPITAPIQIDDSVVLCRGTEVKLELDEMMLTGTSPLLFASVLERFFGLYCSLNSFTRLIATLSGRDGELKRWPPRAGDKALV; from the coding sequence GTGAGTGAAAAGCTGATCGATCTATACGAACGCGAACTGGCGTTTCTGCAGCAGACCTCCTCGGAGTTTGCGCGTATGCACCCGGCTGCCGCATCGCGCCTGCAACTGGACACCGACACTGTCGATGACCCCTTGGTAGCACGATTGCTCTCAGGCGTTGCCTACATGAATGCGAGGGTACAGAAAAAGCTCAATGATGATTTCCCGGAATTGTCCGATGCGATGCTGGAAACCCTGTATCCACATTACCTTCGCCCAATACCATCCTGTGCGATAGTCCAGTTTGATCCGGATGAAGACCTGGATGCAATGGAGCGGGTGGATGCCAATACTCTGCTGGAGAGCGAGAGCTTTCAGGGCGAGACTTGTCGATTCAGCAGCTGCTACCCTGTGGATATCTGCCCTTTCAAAGTCAAGTCGGCGTCATTGATGGCGAGACCTTTTATGGCCCCCGGCAGCAACGACATTCAGGGCGCTAATGCCGTATTGAAACTTTCGTTATCCACGCTAAGCAAAGACATCGCATTTTCTGATCTTGATCTCGAGTATTTGCGGTTTTTCCTGCGTGGGCAGCAGAGCCATGTGAACCTCATTTACGACCTGCTGCTGAGCAAATGCGTGAAAGTAGTTGTGGCCAATGGGGAGGCGGATCCAGCACCGGTTTTTCTGGGTAGCGACATTATCCAACAAGTAGGGCTGGGGCCAGATGAGGGTTTGCTACCTTATCCGGATACTGCCTTTATCGGCTATCGGCTACTGACTGAATACTTCGCGTTCCCGGAGAAGTTTCAGTTTCTGGATATTACCGAATTGCAGTCTGCGATTGATGAGCGCTATACCGATACCCTGAACCTGTACTTTTATCTCTCGGAAACCCACGACGAGCTGGAGAAGCAGATTGCCGAGAGCATGTTTGCACTCGGGTGCACTCCGGTGGTGAATCTGTTCCCGCAGACTGCCGATCCAATACCGCTAACCCATACAGAATACACCTACGAGATTGTGCCGGATGCGCGTCGCAGTGAAGGTCTGGAGGTGTATTCCGTCGATGAGGTCTTTGCGACGGATAGCACCGGTAAGAAAACCCGCTACCGACCCTTCTACGGTATTCAACACAGTCAGCACCAGGCGCAGCAGTCCGCTTTCTGGTTCAGCCGTCGTCGCTCGATAGTTGAGGGCGAGCATCGCAATGAGCAGGCATCGGAGGTGGATATCAGTCTGGTGGACCTGGATTTCAATCCATCGATGGTCAGTGAGCAGACGCTGGATCTGCGTTTAACCTGCTCTAACCGGAACCTCCCGAAAAAACTGCCCACGGGGAATGCACAGCCCTACCTCACCGTAGTAGACGGCGACGTGCCTGCAACCCGGATCCAGTGCCTGGTGCCGCCTACCGCCGCCCTGCGGCCACCGCAGCGTGAGCGTGGTTACTGGAGATTGATCTCGCACCTGAATCTGAATCACCTTTCCCTAAGTGGCCCCGGGGGTTGCGATGTGCTCAAAGAAATTTTGCGCTTGTATGACTTTAGAAATTCCGCCGGTACGCGAAATTTGATTGAAGCGCTAAACGGCTTGCAAGCGCGCCCGATAACCGCACCCATTCAGATTGATGACAGTGTCGTGCTGTGCCGCGGCACTGAGGTGAAGCTGGAGCTGGACGAGATGATGCTCACCGGTACCAGTCCCCTGCTGTTCGCCAGTGTTCTGGAGCGCTTCTTTGGCCTCTATTGTTCACTGAATTCATTCACCCGATTGATCGCCACATTGAGTGGCAGGGATGGAGAGCTCAAGCGATGGCCACCTCGCGCCGGCGACAAAGCATTAGTGTAA
- the tssE gene encoding type VI secretion system baseplate subunit TssE → MANEKRLLAPVLDRLLDASRTTDLNRPHQILRQLREGVRRDLEYLFNTRYRVVSPPESHRSLSCSNINFGLPDLSTLNLSSSDGRKRFCRDIERTILDFEPRIRSVKVTTQEKIDVEDPSIRFRVEAVLHVNPASEVIVFDSSLNPVTQLVDVSEIM, encoded by the coding sequence ATGGCAAATGAAAAACGTCTGCTTGCGCCGGTGCTGGATCGATTGCTGGATGCATCGAGAACCACAGATCTGAACCGGCCCCATCAGATTCTGCGTCAGCTGAGAGAGGGCGTGCGCCGGGATCTAGAGTATCTTTTCAATACCCGATATCGGGTGGTTTCTCCTCCGGAAAGCCACCGGAGCCTGTCCTGCTCCAATATCAATTTTGGATTACCAGATCTATCTACTCTCAATCTGTCCTCGTCGGATGGTCGCAAACGCTTTTGTCGGGATATCGAGCGCACAATCCTCGATTTTGAACCGAGGATTCGCAGCGTCAAAGTAACCACTCAGGAAAAAATTGATGTGGAGGACCCCAGTATCCGGTTTCGGGTAGAAGCTGTATTGCACGTAAACCCGGCATCAGAGGTGATTGTGTTTGATTCCTCCTTGAACCCGGTTACCCAGCTCGTAGATGTTTCGGAGATTATGTAG
- the tssC gene encoding type VI secretion system contractile sheath large subunit: MTPERAPQSLLPSGDLNTSLKKFLNEPDPLFALEYWLTDVAQELPRESFSLRSWLALLIAEIDERISDQVNQILHHPDFQRIEASWRGLSLLVQNAPHTDNIKIKLLDASWKDLSRDIERAPDFDQSGIFHLLYNEEFGTPGGEPFGLILGDYYVSHRPFPGHEHDDVFTLQGLAHTAAAAFAPFVCGATPQLFGVDHFDDVARPIDFSEVFRQKEYLRWNSLRDLEDSRFLGVVLPQVLMREPYSVKFSRYGGLRFREEVGGRGNNSHLWGNACFALGTVLIREFEEVGWFSHIRGAARDHFGGGLVTQLTSTPYQVDSVPERVRMSTSILITDFAERELSDLGLTCLSHCYDTAFSVFSSVPSLQRPKKYAGKGATANARISGMLQQILCASRFAHYIKVMIRDKVGAYMNAKDCERQLQQWLDRYTTGREDLSWEMLARYPLREARVQVMDDPGKVGSYQSVIHLKSHYTVDHLVSELKLTTALAQIGVGA; encoded by the coding sequence ATGACACCAGAAAGAGCTCCCCAGTCCCTGTTGCCGTCAGGGGACCTCAACACGTCTCTGAAAAAGTTTCTGAATGAGCCGGACCCGCTGTTCGCACTGGAATACTGGCTCACCGATGTCGCTCAGGAGTTGCCGCGAGAATCCTTTTCGCTACGCAGCTGGCTCGCGCTGCTGATTGCAGAGATTGACGAGCGCATCAGTGACCAGGTGAATCAGATACTGCATCACCCCGACTTTCAGAGGATAGAGGCGAGTTGGCGGGGTCTTTCGCTGTTGGTTCAAAACGCACCGCATACAGACAATATAAAAATAAAATTGTTGGATGCCAGCTGGAAGGATCTGTCACGGGATATCGAACGCGCGCCCGATTTTGACCAGTCCGGTATATTTCATCTGCTGTACAACGAAGAGTTTGGCACTCCGGGCGGTGAGCCTTTTGGGCTGATCCTTGGTGATTACTACGTGTCTCATCGGCCTTTCCCCGGGCATGAGCACGACGATGTATTTACACTGCAAGGTCTCGCCCATACTGCAGCAGCCGCATTCGCGCCCTTCGTCTGCGGCGCCACACCGCAATTGTTCGGTGTGGATCACTTTGACGATGTTGCCCGTCCCATCGATTTCTCAGAGGTCTTCCGTCAGAAGGAGTATCTGCGCTGGAACAGCCTCCGGGATCTGGAAGACAGCCGCTTTCTGGGCGTAGTTTTACCACAGGTACTTATGCGAGAGCCTTATAGTGTCAAGTTCTCGCGCTATGGAGGGCTGAGGTTTCGCGAAGAAGTTGGCGGTCGGGGAAACAACAGTCACCTGTGGGGTAACGCCTGCTTTGCCCTAGGCACGGTTCTGATTCGGGAGTTTGAAGAAGTCGGCTGGTTTTCACATATCCGAGGTGCGGCGCGTGATCACTTTGGTGGCGGCTTGGTTACCCAGCTGACCTCGACACCCTACCAGGTGGACTCTGTCCCCGAGCGGGTGCGTATGTCCACCTCAATCCTGATTACAGATTTTGCTGAACGGGAGCTGAGTGACCTAGGGCTCACTTGTCTCAGTCACTGTTATGATACGGCCTTCAGTGTATTCAGCAGTGTGCCTTCACTGCAGCGGCCGAAGAAATACGCGGGCAAAGGTGCGACAGCCAATGCCAGAATCAGCGGTATGCTCCAGCAGATACTGTGTGCGTCCAGATTTGCGCATTACATCAAGGTTATGATTCGGGACAAGGTCGGTGCCTATATGAATGCGAAAGACTGTGAGCGCCAGTTGCAGCAATGGCTCGACCGCTACACGACCGGAAGGGAAGACCTTTCCTGGGAAATGCTTGCGCGCTATCCACTGCGGGAGGCGCGCGTGCAGGTAATGGATGACCCGGGAAAAGTGGGCAGTTATCAGAGTGTGATACATCTAAAGAGCCACTATACCGTCGATCACCTGGTGTCCGAGCTTAAACTCACCACCGCTTTGGCACAGATCGGAGTTGGGGCATAA
- the tssC gene encoding type VI secretion system contractile sheath large subunit gives MSTEVENVAEQETEEQSVNLLEEAISATKQTQPDEAQDLIANLTKQVLQGTVTWDRNLTQTINKAVQAIDAAMSKQLSAILHDEKFQKLEGSWRGLNHLVMNSETSATLKIRMMNITKRELFRDLDKAVEFDQSQTFKKIYEEEFGIAGGEPFGCMIGDFEFTSHPEDVELLSKMSNVSAAGFCPFISAAGAGMFGFSDFTELSKPRDLGGIFESGEYIKWRSFRDSEDSRFVTLVMPRTLARSPYGAATKPVESFNFEEFEVDESGMSKPAEHNQYCWMNAAYVMGTTMTHAFAENSWCTAIRGAEGGGKVEGLPTHLFKSDDGDLDQKCPTEIGITDRREAELSAQGFLPLCHYKNTDYSVFFGSQSTQKAKTFDDPDATANASISARLPYLMATSRIAHYLKVMARDKVGSFMEASDCERWLNKWITQYTNSNPDASPEMKAKYPLAEARVEVKEIPGQPGCYSAVAYLKPWLQMEELTTSMRMVANIPTAG, from the coding sequence ATGAGCACGGAAGTCGAGAATGTTGCCGAGCAGGAAACAGAAGAGCAGTCGGTCAATTTACTGGAAGAGGCCATCTCTGCGACAAAACAGACTCAGCCAGACGAGGCTCAGGACCTGATCGCCAACCTGACCAAGCAGGTTTTGCAGGGTACCGTGACCTGGGACCGCAACCTGACCCAGACCATCAACAAGGCTGTTCAGGCAATTGACGCAGCCATGTCAAAACAGCTGTCCGCGATCCTTCACGATGAAAAGTTCCAGAAGCTGGAGGGGTCCTGGCGCGGGCTCAATCACCTGGTAATGAACAGCGAGACCAGCGCAACGCTGAAGATCCGCATGATGAACATTACTAAACGCGAGCTGTTTCGCGATCTGGACAAAGCGGTTGAGTTTGACCAGAGCCAGACCTTCAAAAAAATCTACGAGGAAGAGTTTGGCATTGCTGGCGGTGAACCTTTCGGCTGTATGATTGGAGATTTTGAATTTACCAGTCACCCGGAAGATGTGGAGCTGCTGAGCAAAATGTCAAACGTTTCCGCTGCAGGCTTCTGCCCGTTCATATCAGCTGCCGGTGCCGGCATGTTCGGCTTCAGCGACTTTACTGAGTTGTCCAAACCCCGCGATCTCGGCGGTATCTTTGAATCCGGTGAGTACATCAAATGGCGCAGCTTCCGCGACAGCGAGGATTCCCGCTTTGTCACGCTGGTGATGCCGAGAACCCTGGCTCGCTCCCCCTATGGTGCTGCCACCAAGCCGGTAGAGTCATTCAATTTTGAAGAGTTCGAGGTAGATGAATCGGGCATGTCCAAGCCGGCGGAGCACAACCAGTATTGCTGGATGAATGCTGCCTATGTGATGGGTACTACCATGACGCACGCGTTTGCGGAAAACTCCTGGTGTACCGCCATCCGCGGCGCTGAAGGTGGTGGTAAAGTTGAAGGTCTGCCAACACACCTGTTCAAGAGTGATGACGGTGATCTGGACCAGAAATGCCCGACCGAGATCGGCATTACAGACCGCCGCGAAGCAGAGCTCAGTGCCCAGGGCTTCCTGCCCCTGTGTCACTACAAGAACACGGATTACTCAGTATTCTTTGGCTCCCAGAGTACCCAGAAGGCGAAAACCTTTGATGACCCGGATGCAACGGCTAATGCGTCGATCTCTGCACGTCTGCCTTACCTGATGGCAACTTCCCGTATTGCGCACTACCTGAAGGTCATGGCTCGAGACAAGGTAGGCTCCTTTATGGAAGCGAGTGACTGTGAGCGCTGGTTGAACAAGTGGATTACGCAGTACACCAACTCCAACCCCGATGCCAGCCCAGAAATGAAGGCCAAATATCCACTCGCCGAAGCCCGTGTGGAAGTGAAAGAAATTCCGGGCCAGCCGGGTTGTTACAGCGCAGTAGCGTACCTGAAGCCCTGGCTGCAGATGGAAGAGCTGACCACATCCATGCGTATGGTGGCGAACATCCCGACCGCGGGGTAA
- the tssB gene encoding type VI secretion system contractile sheath small subunit, protein MSESIHNKLKRVRKPRVHITYDVETNGAEVKKELPFVTGVMGDYSGDNTENRKTLKERKFIQIDRDNFNDVMGKVNPKLNLQVENTLAGDGSKMAVDLDFTHMDHFSPEQIVEQVEPLKQLLEARSKLRDLLSKADRSEELEKVLEDILKSTDNVSAISEQLGLNETKEEGEE, encoded by the coding sequence ATGTCCGAGAGTATTCACAACAAATTAAAGCGCGTGCGCAAGCCGCGTGTACATATTACCTACGACGTTGAGACAAACGGTGCCGAGGTTAAAAAAGAACTGCCTTTCGTTACCGGCGTAATGGGTGATTATTCCGGTGATAACACTGAGAACAGAAAGACGTTGAAAGAACGCAAGTTCATTCAGATTGATCGTGATAACTTCAATGATGTGATGGGTAAGGTGAACCCGAAACTCAATCTGCAGGTTGAAAATACGCTTGCGGGTGATGGCAGCAAAATGGCGGTGGATCTCGATTTCACCCACATGGATCATTTTTCACCGGAGCAGATCGTTGAGCAGGTTGAGCCTCTCAAGCAACTACTGGAAGCGCGCAGTAAATTACGTGATCTGTTGAGCAAGGCTGATCGTTCAGAAGAGCTGGAAAAAGTGCTGGAAGATATTCTCAAGAGCACAGACAACGTGAGTGCCATTTCCGAGCAGCTGGGTCTGAATGAAACCAAAGAGGAGGGTGAAGAATGA